The Calditrichota bacterium genome contains the following window.
CCTTTCACTTCCTGAATCACGCCCTTGGAAACGAGTTGTTTGAAAAGGAAGGATGAATTTGTCGCCAGCGAGGACAGATTTCGCGACACGCCGGCATTGGTGATGTTATTTTTTCTAAATTTGCTAATGTAAGCTAATTGTTTGAAAATCAAGTAGCTAATTATTACGTAGATGAGAACGATCACGGTCAAATACATAGCTCACTCCTGTATTGTTAGTCAAAATATGTTTGTCGATCAGGGTTCTTCAAATGGGCGATTATTTCGTTCAAATGGCGCTCGTTTGTTCTCGCGCGGGACAGCGGCGGCAATTTCTCGAACGGGAAAAATCCCACGTCCAGAGTTTCGTAGCTGGGACGCGCTTCGCCGCTGATGATGTCGCACAGGAAAACAATTTTGTACGCGTGGTAAAATTCCAGGGGTCTGCCGTCGCGGTTGGCGTCGAATATCCCGATGATTTTTTTCGGCGCCGTGACGAACCCGCTCTCTTCTTCCACTTCGCGGGTGACCATTTCCGACGGAAGATCGCCGACATCAGCCCAGCCACCGGGCATGCTCCAGCGGCCGTCCGCACGTTCCTGCACCAGCAAAATTTTTCCCTCGCGCACCACAGCGCCACGGACATCGACCTTGGGCGTGGCATAGCCGGGTTGAAGCTGAAAATTTTCCACTGCCTCTTGTTTTGACAGATCGGTTTGATTCGCCAAAATTTCCGCCGCGATTTCCAGCAGCCGCTGGTAGCGTTCGCGTTCGTATTCGTTCTGGATGTAGGTCAAGCCGGACTGTGCCAGCGCCTGAATTTCGCGCGCCCATTTCAGCCAGTCGAGCGTTTCGTTTTTTGCATTCGGTGAATTCATTAATTCTTCATTTTAAAATATAGAACTTGAATGGATTAATGTCAATAAAAAATTGCAGGAAGCGCAAAAAATTTGGACGCAATCAAGTTGCGTACAAACCGCCTGTCTGCTCCAACCAGTCTGCGATAGCCTCTGCGGCGCGGAGAATGTTGTTGTCCGAGATGTCCAGCGTCAGCGCCGGCAAGACGGATTCTCTCACTAATCTTTCCAGCAAAATTTGCTCGTCGATGAATTTCTGCAAATCATTGTATTGCGACGGATTTCCTGACACTTTCAACCGTTCCCGGCGCGCCGCAGCGAACGACTGCGGGCTGCGCGTGAGAAATACAAGATGGAAACCCAGCGTGTTCAGCTTTTGTTCCAGCCAGCGAAAATCGTACTTTGTGCCGTACGTCTGAAGCTGATAAGCCTGCGTAGAAATATGAAACCGGTCGATGATCCACGAATAATATTTTTGCAATTCAAATAATTTCGCCCAGGTGCGATAAGTTTCCAGGGCTTTTTCCGCTTCTTCGGGCAGAAAATTAATCAGACCGCGGCCCCAGGGAAAATTTGTGAAAGCGCACCACTCCGCGGAAATAATGGGGGAGTGGTAGCGATATTTTCTCGCTCCCACGATGCGCGGGTGTTCATTCAAAGCAAAAGCAATTTCCGTCTTGAACGTCAGCCGCGTGCCTTCCAGAATGATTTTTGGGCAGAGTTTTTGTCCCATTTTTTGAATTTTTTTATTCCCCAAAGGAAAAATGCTTTTTCACTGCTTTGCGAATTTTCCAGATGCAGGACATGCCCGCCGGAAAGGTCACCAAATCGCCCTTTCCCATTTCGACCGGAGTGCCGCCCTCTGGCGTAACAACAACCTCTCCTTCCAGAAAATAGCAAATTTCCTGTTCATCGTAGTACCAGGGAAATTCAGATTCCCCTTGTTCCCACACAGACCAATTAAAAACGTCCATTTCTTCCAGTAGTTTTTTGTCCGGTTTATGAATGATACGAATTTCGCCCATAAGTTTCTCCTCCTGAAAAGTTTTCAGCTCAAATTTCCAAACAGTTCTCAAACTCAAAATAAATTATTAGGACGAAGCCAGCAGCCAAAAGCCAAATGCCAGATGCCGAAGGCCAAAGGCCAATCACCAACTCAAAATCTAACCCGAACTTTCCTCTCCGCTGCTTCGAGCGCCTGGATGATAATTTCCAAATCCCGATGCGACTCTTGAAATGTGGCAATGACTCGCTGTCCGTTGCGCACAGCGTGGTAGAAATCGACAAATTCGTCGTAGTAACCGCCATCGTCGTCAACGGTTTCGAGCTGCGTTTTTTTCCCTTGCCGCAAAATTGAAATTGAATTATCTGACACGATGATGCTGCCTTCACTGGCAAAAATAATCATGCGATTTTCCGAATAGCCGTTAGCGCTGAAAAAATCGCTGAACACGCCGTCCACGCCGCTTTTGGTGCGAAATTGCAAACTGAAAGTGTCCTGTTCGCCGATCTCGCGATTGATGCTTTTGACGAACGCGTGCCCCCCCTCGAAATCACCGAACAGAAAGCGCAGCGCTGCGATATTGTGCACTCCGCCGTCGGTGATGAATCCGCCGGGGTATTTGTGATTAATTCTCCATTCTGTCATGGCGTATTTGTTGCTTCTGTCCACATGGTAAAAAACATTCCAGAAAACAGAATACACCTCACCAATGACTTTGGCGGAAAGCAAATCTTTCACCCTGCGGAAAGTCGGGCGATAGCGGAAATTTTCCGCCACCATCATCACCAGCGGATACTTCTCCGGGAACGCCAACATTTCATCGGCTTCGTCCAGGTTCGCGGCAATGGGCTTCTCGAGCATGACATGTTTGCCCGCTTCCAGCGCATCTTTTGTTGCCTGAAAATTCAAATCTATGGGCAAAATAATGTCGACCGCCTCTACGTCGTCCCTTTGCAAAAGTTCATGATAATCAAGTACATAGGGAATGTTGCCAACCAACTCTGCGAAGTCGCGCGCCTTGGGTTCGGTGTGATTGCAGACAACCGTGATCTCAAACTTGTCTTTCAATTTTTGCAGCGCTGGGTAGTGCAAATCCCGCGCCGCAATGCCGCAGCCGATGATGCCTAATTTTATCGGACCACTCATTTTTGTCCTTTCATCCTATTCTTCATTAGCCGGAAAAATCTGCTGCAACTGTTCGTCAATTTCCCGGGTAATAGTAATTTCGGCGGCTTCCAAATTTTCCTGCAACTGTTCCACCCGAGTAGCCCCGAGAATGACGCTGGAAATTGTCTTCTGCGCCGCGACCCAGGCAATGGCAAGCTGCGCCCGGGAAATTCCTAAATTTTCAGCGAAATCCTTGAAAGACTTCAATTTTTTGAGAAATTGCTCCTGATAGTAACGCTCTTGCAACCACTCCAATCGTGCCATGCGGCTGCCTTCCGGGATGCCGTCATCGTATTTTCCCGTTAAAAATCCCGACGCCAGCGGGCTGAAAGTGACAATCCCCATGCCAAATTTTTCCGCCATGGGAGCAATTTCAGTCTCGTATCTTTTGCGGTCGATCAGATTGTACAACGGCTGTTCTACGACTGGCGCGTAAAAATTTCCCTGCGCAGCAATCGCCTGCGCTTCGGTGATCTGTTGACTGCTCCACATGCTGGTTCCCCAGTACAAAATTTTTCCTTGATGCACCAGATCGTCCAGGGCGCGGGCGGTCTCTTCGATCGGCGTCTCCGGATCAAAACGATGGCAAAAATACAAATCCAAATAATCGGTACCAATGCGTTGCAAAGTTTTTTCCACGGATTCAATGATATGCTTTCTGGACAGGCCGCGATCGTTGACGTCGTCGCTCAGCGGCCAGAAAATTTTGCTGCTCAAAACAAGCGTGTGTCTGGGAAATTCGCGCAAAGCCTTGCCCATCATTTTTTCCGATTCGCCGCGGGCATAAACATCTGCCATGTCGAAAAAATTGATCCCGGCGTCGTAAGCCGTGCGGACAATTTGGTTCACAATTTTCTGGTCGTTCACATTTTCGCCGTAGGTTGCCCAGCCGCCAAGTCCGAACTTGCTGACCTTAAGTCCCCATTTTCCTAAATTCCGGTATTCCATTTCATTGCTCATTTTCAAGTGTTCCTAGTTTCATAAAATCAAGTATACTCCACCTTAAAGGTGGGCACACTTGAGTGAACTTCTTATTTTTTAATCAATTTGTCGATCACTTCAATCGCTTTTTGCAATTGCGGGTCTTTGCCTGACAGAATATCATTCAGACCGTTGACTACTAAAATGTCCGGCTTCACGCCGCCCTGCGTTTCCAGGTCCTGACCGTCGAGCGTGTAGCAGCCCCAGAAAGGCAGCCGAAAAGAGCCGCCGTTCATGAGTCGGACGCTGGTGGTAAAAATAAGCCAGCCGTAAGTTTTGTTCCCGACAATGGGACCGCGTTTTAACGTCTTGAATCCGTTGGAAGTCATTTCGCCGTCGCTGAGCGTGACTTCATTGACCAGCAGCACCACCGGTTTGTCCGCAAAGCCGAACGTTGACTGCGGCGTTTCCGAAAGACCTCGTATTTTCCATTTGGCGTAGGTTGGTTTCATCAGCGCCTGAAGCACGCGGTCGTGGACGTTGCCGCCGAAATTGTAACGCAGGTCCAGAATCAAACCCTTGCGCGGCACGGCGTCGCGCTCTAATTCTTTGAGAAAACGAGTCAGATCGCCCCAGCCCATGGCGCGCATGTAAATGTAGGCAACCTGGTCGTTGGTGCTGTTTTTGACGATTTCTTTCCTGGAATCAATCCACTCTTCCAATTTTAGGCGCGATTCAGCGGACGCGGAAATCGGCTTAACGGCAACAGTCACCAGAGCGTTTTTCTTTTTGCTACGAAAAGTCAGCCGCAGCCGCTGATCCATTTTTCCCTTTAAAATTTTCCACAGATTCGTCCTCGCCGCGACTGATTTTCCGTTGACGGCAATGAGTTGATCTCCGACCTGAACGCTGTCCCGGTGAAAATAAACGGGACTTTTTTTAAGAATTTTTTTAATGGTGATTTTGTCCGGCTCGAACTGCCAGATGATTCCCACGTGCAGACTTCTGTCTTCGCTGGATCGTCCACCGGGACCGTGGATGCCGGTGTGCGATGAATTGAGAAAACCGATCATCTGATTGGCGTAGTCGTAAAAATCCTGATCCTGACGCACCTGTTTCAGCACCGGTCGGAATTGGCGGTAAATTGCTTGCCAATCTGTTTTGTGGTGAGTTTTGTCGTAGTAATAAAATTGCAGCGTGTAAAATAGCTCTGCCAGCATTTGTTCGTAATCAGCGGTTTTGTCGATCTTCAATTCGCGTTTGAAATCGATTGCTTTGTATTTCTTTTTAGAAATCTCGATCACGCCGATTTTTCCGCCGGAAAGCGCGTACAATTTTTTCCCTTTTTTGTCAAATTGCAGGCCGCGCGGATTTTTCACCTGCGGCATGAAAGGCTCGTAGCTGCCGCGTTTTTTATCTTTGAGACTCGTTTTCCAGAGATGACTTTTGCCGTCGATGTTGGAGACAAAATAAACAGTGCTCGTGTCCGCCGGCGAAAGCACGAAAGAACGGTCGTTGCCCAGCGTGTTGGTTACAGCGCGCGTCTGCTGGTCGATGTCGTCGAGCTGAAATTCGATTTTTAATTTTTCCTTTTTTTCATCTTTTGATTTTTTATCTTTGGGTTTTTCCTCGGTTTCTTTTTTCGCTTTAAATAATTTCTCAAATTTATCTTCGTCAAATTTTGGTTTGACCGGCGCAAAATCGAGCTGGTAGATGTCCCATTTTCCGGTGAATTCCGGGAAACTGTGGCCGAAACGATTGGACGAAAAAAGCAGAAATTTTCCGTCCGGCGACCACAGCGGCGAAGACTCATCGTAAGCCGTGTTCGTGAGTTTGGTCGTCTCGCCGTTCAAAACATTCACAGCGATGATGTCCGATTGCCCAAAGCGTTGCACCGACGCAGCAATAAATCGGCTGTCCGGCGACCAGACAAAATCATCGCCGAATCTGCCGCCAAAATTATCCTCGATGAGCAAATGATCTTGCTTGCCATTGGGGCGAATGAGGCGCAGTTCGCGTTTGCCGTGGAAATAACCGATCCATTTCCCGTCCGGGGACAGGGCAGGGGAGAGGACGTCGTCTGTCATGTGCGTCAACTGATGCCACTTCCCGCCGCCGGTTGCGGGTGTCGAGTACAATTCCGGTTTCGCATTTTTGTCCGATACAAAAAATACTCTGTGGCTTTCTTTATCCCAAAAAATATCTCGTTCGCGCCACGGAGAATTGGTGATGTTGCGCGCGTAACCGCCGTCGGTCGAAGTGACAAAAACTTCCCCGCGCACCACGGCAGCGATTTTTTTGCCATCGGGCGACACGCGAAATTCAGAAACCGATTCATTTTTGAGCCGAAACGTCCGATTCTCTTTTTCTTCCGCCGGTGCGTCGATGGCGACCGGATGAGATTCGCCCGTCTGCAAGTTTGTCAGCCAGATTTCAAAATTTCGTTCATAAGCAGCGGCAAGGACGTTTCTCGCCAGAGAAAGAAATGTGATATCTTTATCGGGAAAATTTGTCACCTGTTGCAGATCTGAACCGTCGCGGCGAATTGACCAGATGTTTTTCACGCCGCTGATGCGGTCGGAGACAAAAAATATCCTCGAAGCGTCCGGGTTCCAATTTTGCCAGAAACAATTACTGGAGTCAGCAAAAACAAGTCGCGCGGTTTTTTGGTTGTCAGTTTTGATCCAGATTCTCGTCGTATTGCTGCCGCGATAGCCGCGCCGCCACGAGAAGTTGTTTTCCATGCCGGAAAGAAATGACAGGCTTTTTCCGTCGCTGCTCATTTTGCCGTGAAAAACCCAAGTCCAGTAATCATCTAAAATCGGCTGTGCATTCCCGCCAGCAACGGGAATTTTAAACAGTCCGGACATGGACGATCTGTTGGAGCGAAAAATGACCCATTTTCCGTCAGGCGTGAAGTCAGTCGCCTCATCGGAATTGGTGTGAAAAGTGATCTGTCGCGGAATTCCCCCGTCTGCAGGAATGAGATAAACATCATTGTTCCCTTGGCGATCCGAAGTAAAAGCGATCCATTTGCCGTTCGGAGACCAGATCGGTTTTTGGTCGTAGGCGGTGTGATTGGTAAGCTGAATCGCTCTGCCGCCCGTGCTCGGTACTGTCCAGATGTCGCCCATGTAAGAGAAAGCGATGGTTTTGCCGTCCGATGAAAGCGCCGGATGTCGCGCACCAATGAGTTTCTCTGTCGCTTGCAGATTCAAAAAAGAAACAAAGAAGATGAGAGATAAAAACAGAAACGCATATTTTTTCATGGCAAGCTCCTGATTTTTAAATTGTCAGATTTTTTAATTGATCAGGAAATGAGATGATGTTTGAGATAACCGGTTTGTTGAAAATAACAATTACCGAAAGTTTAATTATAGGAAAAAAGAGGCAAAAAGTCAAGCGGATAATCGTTAATGTTTTTGAAAGAAAATGAACGGAAAGTTGAAGAAAAAATCGCAGATGATAATTTTGGATTTTTTCCAGAGTCGGGTTTCCCTTCAAAAATCAGAATTACTCTCTCTTTTTGATTTTTCTTTGTGTCCGGGCAGCTTGTAGTAATAAAAAATCAATTACACTCGTAATGTCGATCAAAAAATATTTGAACAATCCGATTGCCCAAATTTTCACAAAAATTAAAAAAAATCATTGACTATCAAATGTTGATACATTATATTTAATGTTTTAATGTAATGAATTTTACGCAGATAAAACGACCTGAACTGGTGATGCAAAATTTAACGGAGAAACTGACATGGCGAACATCAAGAAAATCAAAGGACGAATCGGCATATTAACCGGCGGCGGCGACGTGCCCGGCTTGAACCCGGCAATTCGCGCGATTACGATTCGCGCCATTCGCGAAGGCTTTGAAGTGATTGGAATTCGTCGCGGCTGGAAGGGGTTGGTTGATATTGTTCCTGAAAAAGGCGCGGACAATCATGATAGTTATTGGATGTTAACCGAAGAGATGGTAAATAGAGTCGGTCGAACGGGAGGAACATTTTTGCACACTTCTCGTACTCGACCCAGTCATGTGCCGAAGAGTTTGGTGCCGGGGCATTTAAGTGACAAATACAAAGATGAGCAAAACGACCTGACCGTTGAAGTGTTGAAAAATCTTGACTTTTTGGGGATTGATTACCTCATTCCCATCGGCGGAGACGACACGCTGAGCTACGGCGTGCGTATGCATAAAGAAGGCGTGAAAGTAATCGCTATGCCCAAAACAATGGACAATGATGTACCCGGAACAGATTACTGCATCGGTTTCAGCACCTGCGTTACGCGCACCATTGAAATGACTCATCGGCTGCGCACATCCGCTGGCTCGCATGAAAGAATTTTAGTGATTGAAGTTTTCGGTCGCTACGCCGGATTTACCGCGCTGCTGCCGACAATGGCCGGCGCCGCCAATCGCTGCGTCATTCCGGAGTACAAATTTGATATAGAGAGTTTGGCTGAACTGCTCGTTCAGGATCGCTACACCAATCCCAGCAAATATTCGGTGGTGCTGGTGTCCGAAGGCACCATGTTCAAGGGCGGCGAGATGGTGTTCGAAGATCAGAAGAAGGACATGTACGGCCACAAAAAATTGGGCGGCGTTGGCGATTT
Protein-coding sequences here:
- a CDS encoding NUDIX hydrolase codes for the protein MNSPNAKNETLDWLKWAREIQALAQSGLTYIQNEYERERYQRLLEIAAEILANQTDLSKQEAVENFQLQPGYATPKVDVRGAVVREGKILLVQERADGRWSMPGGWADVGDLPSEMVTREVEEESGFVTAPKKIIGIFDANRDGRPLEFYHAYKIVFLCDIISGEARPSYETLDVGFFPFEKLPPLSRARTNERHLNEIIAHLKNPDRQTYFD
- a CDS encoding ATP-dependent 6-phosphofructokinase translates to MANIKKIKGRIGILTGGGDVPGLNPAIRAITIRAIREGFEVIGIRRGWKGLVDIVPEKGADNHDSYWMLTEEMVNRVGRTGGTFLHTSRTRPSHVPKSLVPGHLSDKYKDEQNDLTVEVLKNLDFLGIDYLIPIGGDDTLSYGVRMHKEGVKVIAMPKTMDNDVPGTDYCIGFSTCVTRTIEMTHRLRTSAGSHERILVIEVFGRYAGFTALLPTMAGAANRCVIPEYKFDIESLAELLVQDRYTNPSKYSVVLVSEGTMFKGGEMVFEDQKKDMYGHKKLGGVGDLISEKLKELTPKYNNGMQVNVINQRLGYLVRSGDPDAIDSIVPMAYGNLALDLILDGVHGRLAILNNGRYDNAPIEVVTSYKKLVDVDKYYNTDRLRPHFKRFETKPLFIMASD
- a CDS encoding Gfo/Idh/MocA family oxidoreductase; the encoded protein is MSGPIKLGIIGCGIAARDLHYPALQKLKDKFEITVVCNHTEPKARDFAELVGNIPYVLDYHELLQRDDVEAVDIILPIDLNFQATKDALEAGKHVMLEKPIAANLDEADEMLAFPEKYPLVMMVAENFRYRPTFRRVKDLLSAKVIGEVYSVFWNVFYHVDRSNKYAMTEWRINHKYPGGFITDGGVHNIAALRFLFGDFEGGHAFVKSINREIGEQDTFSLQFRTKSGVDGVFSDFFSANGYSENRMIIFASEGSIIVSDNSISILRQGKKTQLETVDDDGGYYDEFVDFYHAVRNGQRVIATFQESHRDLEIIIQALEAAERKVRVRF
- a CDS encoding cupin domain-containing protein is translated as MGEIRIIHKPDKKLLEEMDVFNWSVWEQGESEFPWYYDEQEICYFLEGEVVVTPEGGTPVEMGKGDLVTFPAGMSCIWKIRKAVKKHFSFGE
- a CDS encoding aldo/keto reductase; translation: MEYRNLGKWGLKVSKFGLGGWATYGENVNDQKIVNQIVRTAYDAGINFFDMADVYARGESEKMMGKALREFPRHTLVLSSKIFWPLSDDVNDRGLSRKHIIESVEKTLQRIGTDYLDLYFCHRFDPETPIEETARALDDLVHQGKILYWGTSMWSSQQITEAQAIAAQGNFYAPVVEQPLYNLIDRKRYETEIAPMAEKFGMGIVTFSPLASGFLTGKYDDGIPEGSRMARLEWLQERYYQEQFLKKLKSFKDFAENLGISRAQLAIAWVAAQKTISSVILGATRVEQLQENLEAAEITITREIDEQLQQIFPANEE